One Maribacter sp. HTCC2170 genomic window, AAAAGCTTTTTAAATATTTCTTGAATCTAATCCCAAGACCTATACTGATAAAGCTCAGTTATTGGATAAGGCCCGTAATGGCCCTATTGTTAAAAGGAAGTAAATACACAGACCCAATAGATGGCAAGAGTTTTAGAACCTTTTTACCATATGGTTATGAAAGTCCCAGAGACAATGTACTTTCCCCTTCTACCCTATCGTTGGAGCGTCATAGATTGCTTTGGTTATTCCTTAGAAATAAAACTGATTTCTTTTCTGCCCAATTAAATGTATTGCATTTTGCTCCAGAACAGGCGTTTTACAATCGTTTTAAAAAGCTAAAAAATATTACATATACCACAACCGATTTAGATTCACCATTGGCGGATGTACAAGCAGACATTTGTAATCTTCCGTTTAAGGATAACACTTTTGATGTCATCTTTTGCAATCATGTTTTAGAACATATTCCTGATGATAAAAAAGCTATGGAAGAGTTATACCGCATATTGAAACCAAAAGGCTGGGGCGTATTTCAAATTCCACAGGATTTGAAAAGAGAGTATACCTTCGAAGATGATTCAATTACCGATAAAAAGGAAAGAGCAAAGATTTTTGGTCAGTATGACCATGTTCGGATCTATGGAAGAGACTATTTTAACAAGCTAAAGACTGTTGGTTTTGAAGTTGATGAAATAGATTATACAGCCGCCCTTTCATTAGATGAAATAGACCTTTATCGATTGGCAATAGGTGAAATCATTCCCTTGGTCAAAAAAGTCTAATCCAGTACCACTTTCTCAAATCCTTCGGTCATGAATTCTTTGGTTTCTCCCGCATCGTCTAGGTAAATTACATAAGCTTCCAAATCCTTTTGTTCAGTTAATGTAGATTTGACCAGTTGAAGTTCCATCGCCATGAATGCGGTAGCGTAAGCATCAGCTTTGGCGCAAGTGTTTGCTAGAACTGTAACGCCCAACGTACTTGCATTTTTCGTAAACCCGGTCTTTGGATCAATCGTATGCACATATTTTTTACCTGTAATCGAATCTATTCTGAATTTGCGGTAATTGCCAGATGATGCCAGTGCCATATCCTTTAATTCAATAAGCTTTTTTAGACGCCGACCTTGTTCTACCTGAGGATCATCAATACCAACCACCCACGGTTTTTGTTTGATTTGATTTACTCCTTTTGCAACCAATTCACCGCCAACCTCCAAAAGGTAATTTTCTATACCTCTAGCATCCATTAATTTAGCCAATCGATCAATTGCATAGCCTTTGGCTATAGCATTAAAATCCATATAAACATTAGGTGATTCTTTTTCTACTTGCCCCGATTCATTCATTAGAACTTTATCAAAACCCACAAAAGTCATAAGGCTGTCAACCTTAGTGCTATCCATTGTTACTTTTTCGCCAGGGCCAAATCCCCAGGCATTGACCAAAGAGCCAACAGTTGGGTCAAAATAACCATCAGTTGACGCATATATCTCCTTCGAGAGTTCAAATACCTCTTGGAACATATAATCCACATGTACCTCTGAATTGCCTTGGTTTATTTGGGAAATATCAGAAGAAGGAACATAAGTTGACAGAGATTGGTTCATTACGTTGAAAACAGAATCAATCTGGATCTGAAGGTCCATTTTCTTATCCGCCAAATAAATAATACTGTAGGAGGTTCCTAAAGCGCCACCGGTATTAGAATTCTTGATATAAGTTTCAGGTCCCGATTTACAGGAAATCGCAATTAAAATTAAAAGAACAAACACCCCTTTTACCCTAAAGTTCAATGAGTCCGTCATATTCAACTATATATTTTTCATTTAACAAAACGGGTAGGCTTTGATCAATTGCATTATATAACCCAACCCCCGCAAAGTACACTTTGCCATTATGTTTTTGAGCGTTATCCTTCATTTTGTCCATTAATTCGGTGTCATACTTTTTTGGATCCATTGGAAAAATAACATTTCGAACCACAATAAAATGAAGTTCTTTATCCTTCAAGCAGACAAACTGTGGATTTTTTTTGGGTTTACTATTGACTCCCATAAATTCATAACCCTCCGCCTCCAACTGTTTACCAACGATGTTCATAGCCAAGTTATGTAATTCCTGTTCTGAAAGTGGTCTCATTGTACTCATATAATATATCAAAGGGATACAAAAAAGGCCGATATAAATCATATCGGCCAATATTTTGTTTAGAACCGCTACGCAATTCAATAATGATAGTATAATTATCCGCCGAAATCGTCAAAACGAATATGCTCATCAGGGATACCAAAGTCCTCGCCCATTTTTTGAACAGCTTTATTCATCAACGGTGGACCACAGAAATACAATTCTATATCCTCAGGAGACTCATGTTTGCTCAAATAATTATCAATAACACAATTATGTATAAAGCCTACAAAACCGTCTCCAGGAGCATCTATATCTTCTTTAACTTTCCAATTATCCTCTTCCATAGGCTCTGAAAGTGCCAAATAAAATTTGAAATTTGAAAATTCTTTCTCTAACTGATAGAAATGATCCAAGTAGAACAATTCTCTTTTAGAACGCCCACCGTACCAATATGTCACTTTTCTATTCGTTCTAAGTGTTTTGAACAAGTGATATAAATGGGACCGCATTGGCGCCATACCTGCTCCACCTCCAACATATAACATCTCAGATTCTGATTCATTGATGAAGAATTCACCGTAAGGTCCAGAAATAACAACTTTGTCACCAGGTTTTTGTGCGAAAATGTAAGAAGATGCTACACCAGGATTAACATCCATCCATCCATTTTTAGATCTATCCCAAGGTGGAGTAGCAATACGAACATTCAACATAATCTCTCTACCCTCCGCTGGAAAAGAAGCCATTGAATAAGCTCTTTCTACCGTCTCAGGGTTTTTCATTACCAATGGCCACAAGTTGAATTTATCCCATTCCGCCTGAAACTTATCAGGAGTCTCATGTTCTTCAGGATGCGCTGTAATATCAATATCAGAATACTTGATTTCACAAGGTGGAATTTCAATCTGAATATACCCCCCCGCTTTATATCCCATATCTTCAGGGATTTCAACAACGAACTCTTTTATAAAAGAAGCCACATTGTAGTTTCGAACTACAGTGCCCTCCCATTTTTTGATTCCGAATACTTCTTCAGGAATGGTAATATTCATATCCTGTTTTACTTTTACCTGGCACGCCAAACGAGCTCCTTCATTTAACTCCCTTTTCGAAAAATGGGGTGTCTCAGTAGGTAATGCTTCACCACCACCTTCGAGTACATGGCATTCGCACTGGATACAGGTACCACCGCCTCCGCAAGCCGAAGGAAGAAATATTTTTTGGTTTCCTAAAGTTGAAAGTAATGATCCACCTGAGCTTACTTCAACTTTCTTTTCTCCATTAATTGTAATGGTAACCGGTCCTGAAGGAGATAGTTTTTCTTTTGTGAATAACAAAAGTGCGACCAACGCCAATAAAAGAATCAGGAAAGATATTACCGTTATTAAAATTGTTCCGCCTGTACTTGTAGCTAAAATCATTTTTACTTGTTTATAGCGTCATTATATGAGATCTCTTTTTCATCAATCTCTTTATTATTTTCTTTTTTATCAACCTTTTCAAGCTTCTCCGCAGTGGTTTTTTCTTTAACCGGTGCAGCTTCTTCGCCTCCACCTGTCAACATTCCACCAAAACTCTGAAAACCTATTCCCATCAAGCCAGTAATAATAAAAGTGATACCAAGGCCTCTCAAAGGAGCAGGGACATTTGAATACCTGATTTTTTCGCGAATTGCGGCGATTGCCAAAATTGCCAGAAACCATCCAATACCAGAACTAACACCATAATTAAAGGCTAATCCCAATGAAGCGATTTCCCTGGATTGCATAAATAGAGACCCTCCCAAGATAGCACAGTTTACAGCAATCAATGGCAAGAATATACCTAAAGAGTTATATAATGAAGGTGAGAATTTCTCAACAACAATCTCTACCAATTGAACCATTGTAGCAATGGTGGCTATAAAGAGAATAAAAGATAAGAAGCTAAGGTTATAATCGGCATATTCAGGTCCTAACCAGGCCAATGCACCATCGCGTAATAAATATTGATCTAATAACCAGTTCAATGGAACGGTCACAGCCAAAACGAATATTACGGCAGCACCTAAACCAACAGCGGTGGCTACTTTTTTCGATACAGCTAAATAGGAACACATTCCTAAAAACACTGCAAATACCATATTATCAATAAATATGGATCTAAAAAATAATTCTATATGCTCTAACATGATATTTTCTTTAAATAACTATTAGTTGTCTTCTATTAATGCCTTATTTCTTGAACGTTGAATCCATATAATAATACCAACCACTATAAGTGCAGCAGGAGGAATAATCATGAATCCATTATTTTCATATCCAGTAGCGTACAAACCTGTTTTTGTTATCGGGTTTCCTAAAACTGGGTAACCGAACAAAGTTCCTGAACCTAGAAGTTCTCTAAAGAAACCTACGATTATTAAAATAACACCGTAACCAAGAGAGTTACCTATACCATCTAAAAATGATTTCCAAGGGCCATTGGCCAAGGCAAAGGCCTCAAAACGACCCATAATAATACAATTGGTAATAATCAGCCCAACGAACACCGATAAGGTTTTACTTAACTCATAAGCAAATGCTTTTAATACCTGATCAACTATGATCACAAGAGTTGCCACAACAATCAACTGTACGATAATCCTAATTTTTGATGGGATAATATTCCTCATCAATGAAATGACCACATTCCCAATACCCAATACAAATAGCACCGATATTGCCATTACTACTGA contains:
- a CDS encoding class I SAM-dependent methyltransferase — translated: MKKLFKYFLNLIPRPILIKLSYWIRPVMALLLKGSKYTDPIDGKSFRTFLPYGYESPRDNVLSPSTLSLERHRLLWLFLRNKTDFFSAQLNVLHFAPEQAFYNRFKKLKNITYTTTDLDSPLADVQADICNLPFKDNTFDVIFCNHVLEHIPDDKKAMEELYRILKPKGWGVFQIPQDLKREYTFEDDSITDKKERAKIFGQYDHVRIYGRDYFNKLKTVGFEVDEIDYTAALSLDEIDLYRLAIGEIIPLVKKV
- a CDS encoding FAD:protein FMN transferase, with the translated sequence MTDSLNFRVKGVFVLLILIAISCKSGPETYIKNSNTGGALGTSYSIIYLADKKMDLQIQIDSVFNVMNQSLSTYVPSSDISQINQGNSEVHVDYMFQEVFELSKEIYASTDGYFDPTVGSLVNAWGFGPGEKVTMDSTKVDSLMTFVGFDKVLMNESGQVEKESPNVYMDFNAIAKGYAIDRLAKLMDARGIENYLLEVGGELVAKGVNQIKQKPWVVGIDDPQVEQGRRLKKLIELKDMALASSGNYRKFRIDSITGKKYVHTIDPKTGFTKNASTLGVTVLANTCAKADAYATAFMAMELQLVKSTLTEQKDLEAYVIYLDDAGETKEFMTEGFEKVVLD
- the nqrF gene encoding NADH:ubiquinone reductase (Na(+)-transporting) subunit F, coding for MILATSTGGTILITVISFLILLLALVALLLFTKEKLSPSGPVTITINGEKKVEVSSGGSLLSTLGNQKIFLPSACGGGGTCIQCECHVLEGGGEALPTETPHFSKRELNEGARLACQVKVKQDMNITIPEEVFGIKKWEGTVVRNYNVASFIKEFVVEIPEDMGYKAGGYIQIEIPPCEIKYSDIDITAHPEEHETPDKFQAEWDKFNLWPLVMKNPETVERAYSMASFPAEGREIMLNVRIATPPWDRSKNGWMDVNPGVASSYIFAQKPGDKVVISGPYGEFFINESESEMLYVGGGAGMAPMRSHLYHLFKTLRTNRKVTYWYGGRSKRELFYLDHFYQLEKEFSNFKFYLALSEPMEEDNWKVKEDIDAPGDGFVGFIHNCVIDNYLSKHESPEDIELYFCGPPLMNKAVQKMGEDFGIPDEHIRFDDFGG
- the nqrE gene encoding NADH:ubiquinone reductase (Na(+)-transporting) subunit E; the protein is MLEHIELFFRSIFIDNMVFAVFLGMCSYLAVSKKVATAVGLGAAVIFVLAVTVPLNWLLDQYLLRDGALAWLGPEYADYNLSFLSFILFIATIATMVQLVEIVVEKFSPSLYNSLGIFLPLIAVNCAILGGSLFMQSREIASLGLAFNYGVSSGIGWFLAILAIAAIREKIRYSNVPAPLRGLGITFIITGLMGIGFQSFGGMLTGGGEEAAPVKEKTTAEKLEKVDKKENNKEIDEKEISYNDAINK
- a CDS encoding NADH:ubiquinone reductase (Na(+)-transporting) subunit D, producing MALLSKKDANLILDPLADNNPITIQVLGICSALAITAELKASVVMAISVLFVLGIGNVVISLMRNIIPSKIRIIVQLIVVATLVIIVDQVLKAFAYELSKTLSVFVGLIITNCIIMGRFEAFALANGPWKSFLDGIGNSLGYGVILIIVGFFRELLGSGTLFGYPVLGNPITKTGLYATGYENNGFMIIPPAALIVVGIIIWIQRSRNKALIEDN